The following are encoded in a window of Sphingobium herbicidovorans genomic DNA:
- a CDS encoding DUF5808 domain-containing protein, producing the protein MTANHSPQLDALWRDPAHWSDGLFGCYFAKADPRLWVPKRNPALGWTLNMAHPRAGWWMIGTVLFAALFPVALILTVGAISHA; encoded by the coding sequence ATGACGGCCAACCACAGTCCGCAACTCGATGCGCTCTGGCGCGATCCCGCCCATTGGTCGGACGGCCTGTTTGGCTGCTATTTCGCCAAGGCCGATCCGCGCCTGTGGGTGCCCAAGCGCAATCCCGCATTGGGCTGGACGCTCAACATGGCCCACCCTCGCGCGGGGTGGTGGATGATCGGCACGGTCCTGTTCGCCGCCCTCTTTCCCGTCGCCCTCATCCTCACTGTCGGAGCGATCTCCCATGCGTAA
- a CDS encoding AAA family ATPase, producing MVDRPDFHIITGGPGSGKTSLIEALAAQGVHHMPEAGRAIIRDQVAIGGAALPWANHAAYAELMLGWELRSWHEAHDRAGPVIFDRGVPDVIGYLHLCSLPVSAHVSQAADLFRYQRRVFIAPPWREIFGQDAERKQDWAEAQATYEAMVTVYASLGYELVKLPLAPVSERARFVRARMGEQDG from the coding sequence ATGGTTGATCGGCCCGATTTCCATATCATCACCGGCGGTCCCGGCTCGGGCAAAACCTCCCTGATCGAAGCACTGGCGGCGCAAGGCGTCCACCACATGCCAGAGGCCGGTCGCGCCATCATTCGCGATCAGGTCGCGATTGGCGGCGCCGCCCTCCCCTGGGCTAATCACGCCGCCTATGCGGAATTGATGCTGGGATGGGAATTGCGGTCCTGGCATGAGGCCCATGATCGCGCGGGGCCAGTCATCTTCGATCGCGGCGTCCCCGATGTCATTGGCTATCTGCATCTGTGCAGCCTCCCGGTGTCGGCCCATGTCAGCCAGGCAGCGGACCTGTTTCGCTATCAGCGCCGCGTCTTCATCGCTCCGCCCTGGCGCGAGATATTTGGGCAGGACGCGGAGCGGAAACAGGATTGGGCAGAGGCGCAGGCGACCTATGAGGCAATGGTCACGGTCTATGCCAGCCTCGGCTACGAACTGGTGAAGCTCCCCCTCGCTCCGGTTTCGGAACGGGCGCGCTTCGTCCGCGCACGGATGGGAGAACAAGATGGCTGA
- a CDS encoding conjugal transfer protein TraD: MRKVRDYDAELKALGDKARALKAKKVQQLGQLVMATGADALDAEVLAGALLHVIGEAQVADNREAWRSDGAAFFQRRGRKSGKGNAGNDGGAGETSAGGAQG; this comes from the coding sequence ATGCGTAAGGTACGCGACTATGATGCGGAGCTAAAAGCGCTCGGCGACAAGGCCAGGGCGCTGAAGGCGAAGAAGGTCCAGCAGCTCGGTCAACTCGTGATGGCCACCGGAGCCGACGCGCTCGACGCCGAAGTGCTGGCCGGTGCGCTGCTGCATGTCATCGGCGAGGCGCAGGTCGCGGACAATCGGGAGGCGTGGCGCTCTGATGGCGCGGCCTTCTTTCAGCGGCGCGGGCGCAAGTCTGGCAAGGGCAATGCAGGCAACGACGGTGGCGCAGGCGAAACTTCAGCAGGCGGTGCGCAGGGCTGA
- a CDS encoding conjugal transfer protein TraD produces MQRRERTRHLIELGGLVQKAGLVDLADDDRATLYGAMLELAAKARDENTGDVLALWKRRGKRAFDAEAEAGEEQPDDG; encoded by the coding sequence GTGCAACGACGCGAACGCACCCGCCACCTGATCGAGCTGGGCGGCCTCGTCCAGAAAGCCGGCCTCGTCGATCTCGCCGACGACGATCGCGCCACCCTCTACGGCGCGATGCTCGAACTGGCGGCGAAAGCCCGGGACGAAAATACCGGCGACGTGCTGGCGCTGTGGAAGCGGCGCGGCAAGCGTGCGTTCGACGCGGAAGCGGAAGCCGGCGAGGAGCAACCGGACGATGGTTGA